The Haloplanus sp. CK5-1 genome contains a region encoding:
- a CDS encoding plastocyanin/azurin family copper-binding protein yields the protein MNRRTYLRRLGAGGLTATALSAPVAATTHENGTSTGNGGAANETVSSSGGSGDGETHEVDMVTEGGGFYFDPVGLHVQPGDTVRFVNASGSHSATSYSTDNDAAETQRIPDGASGFDSGTLEAEGATYSYTFEVEGTYDYYCAPHKTVGMVGRIVCGEPGGPATEGSIPDAPGSGVMPSSGDIVDESSIGYPYVPGSGLQPLPWQFWAGASVFGLVHVYLFSKYDRESGRYSAENADE from the coding sequence ATGAACCGACGAACCTACCTCCGACGGCTCGGGGCCGGTGGTCTCACGGCGACCGCCCTCTCGGCTCCGGTGGCCGCCACGACTCACGAGAACGGGACCAGCACCGGCAACGGGGGCGCGGCGAACGAGACCGTCTCGAGCTCCGGCGGGAGCGGCGACGGCGAGACCCACGAGGTCGATATGGTGACCGAGGGCGGGGGCTTCTACTTCGACCCCGTCGGGCTGCACGTCCAGCCCGGCGACACCGTCAGGTTCGTCAACGCCAGCGGGTCCCACAGCGCGACCAGCTACTCGACGGACAACGACGCGGCGGAGACCCAACGCATCCCCGATGGCGCGTCGGGGTTCGACAGCGGCACCCTCGAAGCGGAGGGTGCGACCTACAGTTACACCTTCGAGGTCGAGGGGACCTACGACTACTACTGCGCGCCCCACAAGACCGTCGGCATGGTCGGCCGCATCGTCTGTGGCGAACCGGGCGGCCCGGCGACCGAGGGATCGATCCCCGACGCGCCCGGTAGCGGCGTGATGCCCTCGAGTGGGGACATCGTCGACGAATCGAGTATCGGCTACCCCTACGTCCCCGGCTCCGGACTACAGCCGCTCCCCTGGCAGTTCTGGGCCGGCGCCAGCGTGTTCGGCCTCGTCCACGTCTACCTCTTCTCGAAGTACGACCGCGAGTCCGGGCGCTACAGCGCCGAGAACGCCGACGAGTAG
- a CDS encoding tubulin-like doman-containing protein, with protein sequence MSRYRTPDHLVCLGEGGTEVGKTFMRQRWILEEVLRDDPRDEAPDEDARPLYAYFIDSDKSTLSTDIEDEIEETVDSIEEEYGLQNAPDVEGSVINVVEGPHKKHLQSERVTARTDISELALDQNIKAWWLQQGGDSDVLDPLSGLERGGVDRMRGLTKAIYRISQWKGDPLSEVEQSVRNDTHDEPHVAIVVGLGGGTGSGLFLDLAHRIKQAGATVTLFGVLPNPSGGDDNSVRANAYAALSELEYLALSGLNLFEARVLLPYDPAIRDDTFDKAAVYTINAFYNVSGDQTNTYSQVDETDDTDGPPDYAPFTIGTTRYLHYLKEDIEQTKDNFEGFTDDKKAALDAEESLYDELRSYLEENHGDEVVKQLRTTDDSSTMRLPSGEALDLWNRLDELKDLLDESLMKELEFKSASELSEAFEDIKSVSEDEAEWEDDSDREAAVARDFVGRLADNIGTPAEYQQDGEWAADERDFVELVVREVELVARRAGIIKAREAIDDEDDIDDVSVAATDSDPVDDVTTDIDTAIAEDNQGYAVNVDGLIDDLDDEKSDLTTEIDALEAITEAGRDAVGELAEEWETEAEDAVEQYYSLFSTKSEIEDLLSELETKIDRETNLEDANNPENIIINGTGFDDYGTLTNLLDDADCDDVDEEMIEGAVKDVKRAKQKRLKAEEYRGSIKEAVLSFAGYGRIGGLQSDYEGLRTTELPGELIRLSKWNEEFEASVQGQYFQERTNSLDDREDDQFDDIKDAAESVLADAKAKGATPSEFLDDDLDDDVRDRATSILDDFDFDDVGADPSSVSGNLDSEAENADTGEALVGALRDGAVSDLLRSVLVTTFQRRKEEREGELETLESTIDAYETLSNIVSDLGGTFHSNATDVDSVDSIVTFEEGGTEGPFKVDTEPYSRGQLSGTDDLSDAPLWTGDERAAIVESLTDILPQVESEHLPINKADIRDGDTERVEYEGHRIGSAFMSPLFDGYVDGQEAAIPEVKEEIVDNRRFTEEGYHNIVGRGAFADSFDFAMSTFLRGVFLDNLRIFTTECRDAYTSTTDVEGGDDRHNPQDEVPGIVKRHSYGLDGLTYLDDDFLPDESDGGFCYRRDVLNFNRNGTEVLLNQTHEEVVATLLEDYHEVVGYPSTIEFLDEEDLPR encoded by the coding sequence ATGTCACGGTATCGGACGCCGGATCATCTGGTCTGTTTGGGGGAGGGAGGAACCGAGGTGGGGAAGACGTTCATGCGACAGCGGTGGATCCTGGAGGAGGTCCTCCGGGACGACCCGCGGGACGAGGCACCCGACGAGGACGCCCGTCCGCTCTACGCGTACTTCATCGACTCCGACAAGTCGACGCTCTCGACCGACATCGAGGACGAAATCGAGGAGACCGTCGACTCCATCGAGGAGGAGTACGGCCTCCAGAATGCTCCCGACGTCGAGGGGAGCGTCATCAACGTCGTCGAGGGGCCGCACAAAAAACACCTCCAGTCGGAACGGGTGACCGCACGGACGGACATCAGCGAGCTGGCACTCGACCAGAACATCAAGGCCTGGTGGTTACAACAGGGAGGGGACAGCGACGTGCTCGACCCCCTCTCCGGGCTCGAACGCGGCGGCGTCGACAGGATGCGGGGACTCACGAAGGCGATCTACCGGATCAGCCAGTGGAAGGGCGACCCGCTCAGTGAGGTCGAACAGAGCGTCAGGAACGACACCCACGACGAACCCCACGTCGCCATCGTCGTCGGTCTCGGCGGTGGCACGGGGTCGGGGCTGTTTCTCGACCTCGCACACCGGATCAAGCAGGCCGGGGCGACCGTCACGCTGTTCGGCGTCCTCCCGAACCCGAGCGGTGGCGACGACAACAGCGTCCGTGCCAACGCCTACGCCGCGCTCTCCGAACTCGAATACCTCGCCCTCTCGGGGCTCAACCTCTTCGAGGCGCGCGTCCTCCTCCCATACGACCCCGCAATCAGAGACGACACCTTCGACAAGGCCGCCGTCTACACCATCAACGCCTTCTACAACGTGTCCGGCGACCAGACGAACACGTACAGCCAAGTCGACGAGACGGACGATACCGACGGACCGCCGGATTACGCCCCGTTCACCATCGGCACCACCAGATACCTCCACTACCTGAAAGAGGACATCGAGCAGACCAAGGACAACTTCGAGGGCTTCACCGACGACAAGAAGGCCGCCCTCGACGCCGAGGAGTCGCTCTACGACGAACTGAGGTCGTACCTCGAGGAGAACCACGGCGACGAGGTGGTCAAGCAACTGCGCACGACCGACGATAGCTCGACGATGCGGCTACCGAGCGGGGAGGCCCTCGACCTGTGGAACCGGCTGGACGAACTCAAGGACCTCCTCGACGAGTCCCTGATGAAGGAACTCGAGTTCAAGTCGGCGTCGGAGCTATCGGAGGCGTTCGAGGACATCAAATCGGTCTCGGAGGACGAGGCCGAGTGGGAGGACGACAGCGACAGGGAGGCGGCGGTCGCGCGGGACTTCGTCGGCCGACTGGCGGACAACATCGGCACCCCCGCCGAGTACCAACAGGACGGGGAGTGGGCGGCCGACGAGCGGGACTTCGTCGAACTGGTCGTCAGGGAGGTGGAACTGGTGGCCCGCCGGGCGGGCATCATCAAGGCGAGGGAAGCCATCGACGACGAGGACGACATCGACGACGTCAGCGTCGCCGCCACCGACAGCGACCCGGTCGACGACGTCACCACCGACATCGACACCGCCATCGCCGAGGATAACCAAGGCTACGCCGTCAACGTCGACGGCTTGATCGACGATCTAGACGATGAAAAAAGCGATCTGACGACCGAAATCGACGCCCTCGAAGCCATCACCGAGGCGGGGCGTGACGCGGTCGGCGAACTCGCCGAGGAGTGGGAGACGGAGGCGGAGGATGCGGTCGAGCAGTACTACTCGCTGTTCAGCACGAAATCCGAGATAGAGGACCTCCTCAGCGAGTTGGAAACCAAAATAGACCGGGAGACCAACCTCGAGGACGCAAACAACCCCGAAAACATCATCATCAACGGGACGGGGTTCGACGACTACGGGACGCTCACCAACTTGCTGGACGACGCCGACTGTGACGACGTCGACGAGGAGATGATCGAAGGTGCGGTCAAGGACGTCAAGCGGGCGAAGCAGAAACGGCTCAAAGCAGAGGAATACCGCGGTAGCATCAAGGAGGCGGTGCTGTCGTTCGCGGGATACGGGAGGATCGGTGGCCTACAAAGCGACTACGAGGGGCTGCGCACCACGGAACTCCCGGGCGAACTCATCCGCCTGTCGAAGTGGAACGAGGAGTTCGAGGCGAGCGTTCAGGGGCAGTACTTCCAGGAGCGGACCAACAGTCTCGACGACCGGGAGGACGACCAGTTCGACGACATCAAGGACGCAGCCGAGTCGGTACTCGCCGACGCGAAGGCGAAGGGCGCAACCCCCTCGGAGTTCTTGGACGACGACCTGGACGACGACGTCCGTGACCGGGCGACCTCCATCCTCGACGACTTCGACTTCGACGACGTCGGCGCGGACCCGAGTTCGGTCAGCGGCAATTTGGACTCGGAGGCCGAGAACGCGGACACCGGCGAGGCGCTGGTCGGTGCGCTACGGGACGGCGCGGTCAGTGACCTCCTGCGGTCCGTTCTGGTGACGACGTTCCAGCGGCGCAAAGAGGAGAGGGAAGGGGAGCTAGAGACGCTCGAATCGACGATCGACGCCTACGAGACGCTCTCGAATATCGTCTCGGATCTGGGAGGGACGTTCCACTCGAACGCGACCGACGTCGACAGCGTCGACTCGATCGTGACCTTCGAGGAGGGCGGCACCGAAGGACCGTTCAAGGTCGATACAGAGCCGTACTCGCGGGGGCAACTCTCGGGGACGGACGACCTGAGCGACGCCCCCCTCTGGACGGGCGACGAGCGAGCGGCGATCGTGGAGTCCCTGACCGACATCCTCCCACAGGTCGAGAGCGAGCACCTCCCCATCAACAAGGCGGACATCCGCGACGGCGACACCGAACGGGTGGAGTACGAGGGCCACCGCATCGGCTCGGCGTTCATGAGCCCGCTGTTCGACGGGTACGTCGACGGTCAGGAAGCCGCGATCCCGGAGGTCAAAGAGGAGATCGTCGACAACCGTCGGTTCACCGAGGAGGGCTACCACAACATCGTGGGTCGGGGCGCGTTCGCGGATTCGTTCGACTTCGCGATGTCGACGTTCCTGCGTGGCGTGTTCCTCGACAACCTCCGCATCTTCACGACCGAGTGTCGCGACGCGTACACCTCGACGACGGACGTCGAGGGCGGCGACGACCGCCACAACCCCCAAGACGAGGTGCCGGGCATCGTCAAGCGCCACTCCTACGGGCTGGATGGCCTCACCTACCTCGACGACGACTTCCTCCCCGACGAGTCCGACGGCGGGTTCTGTTACCGGCGGGACGTCCTGAACTTCAACCGCAACGGCACGGAGGTCCTACTCAACCAGACCCACGAGGAGGTGGTGGCGACGCTCCTCGAGGACTACCACGAGGTCGTCGGCTACCCATCGACCATCGAGTTCCTCGACGAAGAGGACCTGCCACGGTAA
- a CDS encoding CAP domain-containing protein, which produces MAERGDDVERTALFRRVLSDDLPDWAEEAEDDQGDDGSGGSGGSGGSGGGGSDWVDDLTGQEERTDDPGHDPGESTSGQRAGLTVTVGRTECKNCGTSTVRGHHPGCEAPIIHLGGQWTCGECGSRVAPPDSCLDCGAAVDRDRVDIPVDLSLSADRTAVERTVHEATNRRRTDHGLGTLEYSHHLSAIALQHSRDMAERDFFSHTSPDGDDAGDRYRRFEHDDRSSGENIALTHPDHGASVREAARSVVEGWMNSKGHRENILRDRFAKEGIGVYITPEGAMYTTQNFY; this is translated from the coding sequence ATGGCAGAACGTGGCGACGACGTCGAGCGAACGGCGCTGTTCCGTCGGGTGTTGAGCGACGACCTGCCGGACTGGGCCGAGGAGGCGGAGGACGACCAGGGGGACGACGGCTCGGGCGGTTCGGGTGGCTCGGGTGGCTCGGGCGGCGGCGGCTCCGACTGGGTCGACGACCTGACCGGACAGGAGGAGCGGACCGACGACCCGGGTCACGACCCCGGCGAGTCGACGAGCGGCCAGCGGGCTGGATTGACGGTCACCGTCGGTCGGACCGAGTGCAAGAACTGCGGGACATCGACGGTTCGCGGCCACCACCCGGGCTGTGAGGCACCCATCATCCACCTCGGCGGGCAGTGGACGTGTGGCGAGTGTGGCAGTCGCGTCGCCCCACCGGATTCCTGTCTCGACTGCGGAGCAGCGGTCGACCGCGATCGGGTCGACATCCCGGTAGACCTGAGCCTCTCGGCGGACCGGACGGCCGTCGAGCGCACGGTCCACGAGGCGACGAACCGACGACGGACCGATCACGGCCTCGGGACGCTCGAATACAGTCACCACCTGAGCGCCATCGCCCTCCAGCACAGCCGGGACATGGCCGAGCGTGACTTCTTCTCCCACACCTCCCCCGACGGCGACGACGCCGGCGACCGATACCGTAGGTTCGAGCACGACGACCGGAGCAGCGGCGAGAACATCGCCCTCACACACCCCGACCACGGCGCATCGGTTCGTGAGGCCGCCCGGTCGGTGGTCGAGGGGTGGATGAACTCGAAGGGCCACCGGGAGAACATCCTCCGGGACCGATTCGCGAAGGAGGGCATCGGCGTCTACATCACGCCCGAAGGAGCGATGTACACGACACAGAACTTCTACTGA